The following nucleotide sequence is from Streptomyces sp. NBC_00237.
TACGGCGCTCGTGATGAACGCCGCCTTGCGCCCGGAGGACTGCCGCAGCCCGTTCTTCAGCAGCGACAGCTTCAGCCGTACGAACAGAGGCGTCAGCCCCGTCGAGACCGAGGCCGGAGTGGCGGTCCCGGGGGTGTGTCCCGCGACGACGCTCATCGCGCCGCTCCGCCGCCGAGCCAGTCCAGGCTCTCACCGGCGTCCCGCCCGTTGGCCCCCACGAGCTCCAGGAACGCGTTCTGAAGCGTCGGAGCGTCGCCCCGCACCTCCGCGAGGGTGCCCTGGGCGCGGATCTGTCCTGCGGCCATCACGGCCACCCAGTCGCACAGCGACTCCACCAGCTCCATGACGTGGCTGGAGAAGACGACCGTGGCACCGGAGCTGGTGTACCGCTCCAGCACTCCACGGATGGTCTGCGCGGACACCGGGTCGACGCCCTCGAACGGTTCGTCGAGGAACAACACTTCCGGGTTGTGCAGCAGAGCCGCCGCCAGACCGATCTTCTTGCGCATGCCGGTCGAGTAGTCGACGACCAGCTTGTGCTGGGAGCCCGCCAGATCGAGCACCTCAAGAAGCTGCGTGGCGCGCTTGTCGACCTCGTCACCGGGCAGCCCCCGCAACCGCCCGCTGTACGCCAGGAGTTCGCGC
It contains:
- a CDS encoding ABC transporter ATP-binding protein, which produces MPDQAFDKAGGARPAPPAAVRVQGLWKRFGEQIAVAGIDLELPAGKFIGLVGPNGAGKTTTLSMVTGLLRPDQGTVHIGGHDVWADPVQVKSRIGVLPEGLRLFERLSGRELLAYSGRLRGLPGDEVDKRATQLLEVLDLAGSQHKLVVDYSTGMRKKIGLAAALLHNPEVLFLDEPFEGVDPVSAQTIRGVLERYTSSGATVVFSSHVMELVESLCDWVAVMAAGQIRAQGTLAEVRGDAPTLQNAFLELVGANGRDAGESLDWLGGGAAR